The window CATGGACGTCAGAGTTTATTCATCCTCAGCTCAGCAGATAAAActttgattatttgtttatgtgcagactgaaaatgtgaataaaaaagaggaaagacactCAGTAACTATAGAGCAGAAATACAGTGTGAAGCAGCTGTGATCAGTGATATTAAATCAGATTCACTCAGGAGAAGGTcaaactgtgtttctctgtttctgtcattgaTCACTAACATGAATCtcaccatcctgctgctttcTTTACTTCattgtttgttgctttttgttccACATCCAGACCAGAAAGTCACCAAGGCCGTCTGCctttactgtgtttgtgcacctcattttgaatttgttcaAATGCCTGATCATTCCTGTCACATCTCAGTAAGCCCGGCTGAGTCTCATGGAAGAGAACATGAACCTCAGAGACGACGTTTCGATACTTTTCACACCATTTTCTTCCATCAGGTGAATAGTCGACTTCTCTGGTGTGATGCATCATCACTAAGATGACAGGTTTCTGActctgagacactgagagacagaaatatgagGACAGAGGTTAGTGATGAACTTCAtgtgaagacaaagagaatattACCCTTTAATGTCTTCATGTGTCCACTGTGTTATCTTCACTTATTAACATGAAAACTGTCCTGTGTCTGCAGAGCAGTGAAGagaaatgtttctgctgctaAATCTGGAATATGTACTGAAACATTTTTACCACAAGAGGGCGACgacattttaagaaaatgaaacagtctgACGTGACAACaacatgagagaaaaaacagtgactgaatgaatgagctGTGCACATTTCACTATAAGAACAAGTGGAAACACGTCTGATCATTACCTTCCTCACGTCTCATGGCTGCCTCCACATCTGATCCAACACGAGACGTGATTGGACAGAAGACAATGATGACGTAGCAGTCCTGAGGATCTGTGGTCACCTCCATCAGTGTTGCTgtccatcttttattctttacttGCTCCAGTATGACGTCATCAGCACCAAAGGTTTTACCAGTGACAACACTGTAGAGCTTCACTTTATAGGTACAGCATGAATATGACGATGGAGATTTAGCTGCTGAAAGATGAACAAACTGTTAATGTTTatacatttacaataataaaactgaaatcctAATGATCCTCTCTGAAGATCGACTGAACATTCCCACAGACCTGCACAAAGAACGGTGTTATGGGTAACCACAGAGCTCCACATAAACAGACATCTGTAGAAGAACTGTGATCAGAATCAGTGtccaaatgtttaaaaaatatcctGATGTTAACATCTTAATCCCTTAATCCCCGTTttctctctggttctgctgcctGCTGTCGACCTCTGCTGCTCCCTGACTTCACGTCCTGTTTATCTCTGCCGGCTTCAGTCTGCTGATCCTGAATAAAGCTGAACCTTTTCTCTGAGCTGAGACCTGGCTGGACTCCTGACCTGACCGTGGTCATGAATTCAGTGTAAATATAACAGAGTATTCAGAGGAGTGGTGTGCTGGTTTCtcagtgatgaataaatgaataaataatgtgataACCTTTGTTAGATTTTTGAGGTTTGAAATGTTCCTTCAAAACTCTTCAGATGTTCCTTCATATGACCTACGAGGTCCACCAGATGCTCAGAGTTTTCTGGGATCTTTTTCATGTCGTTCACCAAACgttcagcagctgcagggaaaacagacagagagtgttAAAGTTTTACATGGTATGATCAGAGAAGTCCTGATCAGGTTCAGATCGGAGTCCTTTAATACAGAGACTCTGCTGACAGAGACTCTGATACTGAATCCATGTagattcagtctgtctgtgaggaaacagctgtAGAGACTAAACCATCAGCTCTCTGATCCAAAATGAACGTCCTGATTCAAAGCTACAAAACTGATCAGTTTAACTGATTGATCTGATCTGGATCAAAGTTTAACTCCTGaaactgacctgagatcagctgaTGGTGCATTAGAGAGGAGGTCTCACTCTGTAGCAGTTGTTGAAATATAGAAACACTAATGTATGGTGGTGTCACAGAGTGAGGCTTCTTCCATCATAAAAAATCTCTGACTGAGTTCAGAGTGATCCTGATCCTGAGGACTAATCAGGAGATCTCAAGCTGTTTTATCAAAATAACATGTTAGaacaataaatgtaaattattgtACATACATGAATACAGTTGATCTGGTATCAAGCCTCTCAGTTCCTGTAAGACCTCGTCCAGGTTCACTTGGTCCTCACTCAGTGACACCCAGTCCTGAAGACATGAAGACATGTAAACATTGGAGGTCACAGACCAGAACACTGTAACTGTTTTACGTATAGGATCATTAAAGTCTCCAGAGCTCTGACTGATGGAGGTTTACTGCAGATGAAGGTGGAGGAAGGACCAGAGAGCCTCTATTGATCAGTACAGAAATCAATCAGATCAATCAGCTGAGGTCCAGACAGGCTGGTACTCaagacagttcagttcagtccagACCAGGTCAGAAGAACCAGAACCAGGTCCAAGTATCAACTCTGGTCTTGGTCCTAGTCTGTTTAAAGAAGATGTTCCCACGTTCAGACACGTTAGTCCTGTTTCTTCACCTCTGTTACAGACTGTAAACTCTGTTTCTGAACGTTCATGTTTCAGATTCTCTCTGATCCCACAGCTCAGTAAAAGCCTGACTCTCACTCTCACCTCTCCACAGGTCCTGTTCTGGTTGGAGGAGGCTGGCTGATATTTATCTGTGACCTCCACCCCAGCATCAACCGGCACCTGAATGTTGCTCCCACATTTTGGACACTCCACTGAGAGTGTCTGATGGTCTGAGTCTGACTCCTGTGGACAGAGAGAAGTGATTCAGGACAAAGGACTTAGaccaggtgtgtatgtgtgtgtgtgtgtgtgtgtgtgtgtgtgtgtgtgtgttggacacacaggtgaaccaTGGCGACTGCTTCACCTGGTTGAGCAGCTTCTGgattcagagctgctgcagtaaacatacacattacatttctgttcAATGACCTATCCCCACTCGTTTCTGATGCAGAAGAAGGTTtgattcatccattcattatctatatcaCTTATCCATAAGGGTCATGGGGGATGGAGCCAATCCTAGCTGACATGGGggggagaggtggggtacaTCCCGGACAGATCAACACTCAACACTACCAATCGCAAGTCAACCCAGAACTTATTTTGTCATTCCAGTACGGAGTCTATAATAAAAGTAACATAGTAAAGTAATATAATAAAGTGTTAATACTTCAAGTACGAGTATCTGACTGCTCTTAGTTACagtacatgagtaaatgtaatcagttactttccaccgcTGAGGAGTGAAACAAGTTTTcttacaaacaggaagtaaactcACCTGTGTGTCGCCATCAGGATTTGATGATGTCGTCTCCATATCATCTGGTGATCGGTCATCTGGATCAACAGAGGTACCTTCAGCTGTGGACACAGGTGTGACGTGTGATTACAGAAGTTCACCCTGTAAGCAATAACGCTGCTCATGATCCAACGATGCCTGAGGTATTAATCAGTAAATATGGTGTGTAAGCAACAGTGGAAAATTACTGGATGAGACCTTTAAATACAGATACCCGGTCTAAACACAGAGCATGTGCTGCTCGTAGGGTCCACGATGAGATGGGGGCCTCATTTCATGTGAGGCCGTCGCTCAGATACCTGCAAGTCAAATCAGCTGGTCTCAGGTCTGTCAGCTATGATATCGCACACATTGCTGCAATGATTGACAATCAACACCTGATCAATCACTGATCAGAGCAGGACACTACTGCATGAGAAGACACGTCGTCTGAAAGACATTAATAAAAGACAGTAAAAGGGgtttcagcagctcagtccaACTCAGACAgattcacagtgtgtgtttgtgtgtgttgggggggggggggtcatgaTTCCTGATTGAACACAGGTGGTTTCTGTTGTCACTGATTTCTCAGGATGTCCTGGCTTGTACGGTCATTAACGAGGCCAAACATCATTTTCCTGGGAAATGTTTTGATGAGGGTGATCCAGGGAGGGGGTCTGTTCTGCTGGATGACAGTTTGGTTTGGTGGTCTCTATCTCAGCCACAGGTCGCTGACTGAAGTCATCAACGCCACTTTCACATCAACCTGAAAGGTTGAGGTCAACTGAATTCTCAAAAGGATTAAAGAGCATCTGCACCTGAATTCACCTGTGGGTTCAGACGCTCTGTTCAGGAAGGTAAATGAGAGAAGAGGGGTCCGTATGTGACCACACTGAGGTCCCACTTCATTTCACCTCAGCAAGACACACAGTGTCTGTACCTGATGTTCAAAGCTCTGAAACAGTCAATCTGTCCTGTGAGAATCACTTCAgtcttaaagagaaaaaacctCCAGACACAAACGTTGGACACTCATCAGTCTCACAGCCTCTAACTCTAACACTCTGAGTCTCAGCACTGTTTACTGAGTAATGTGATCAGAGGAATCCTCACCTGAgtgctgctgtctcctcttcatcctctctctgtcgcAGCTCTGCAGAGAAGTGGAAACAAACATGAGCCACAGACTCTTTATATAAGGGTCCCTCCCTCTGTTATCATTGGCTGATTCCTGTTTCATGTGACTTTGAAGAAATCACACAGCTTCTCTCAAACCATGACTTGCAAGAAATCAATGTCCCCACAAATATAGGTGAAcaagggagtgtgtgtgtgtgtgtgtgtgtgtgtgtgtgtgtgtctgtgtgtgtgtgtgtgtgtgtgtgtgtgaaagccaGAGATGTTCCTACGAAGCGATGGATTTATTTTAAGTCACATGGTTTGTAGAGAGGGAGGAACCTCGATATAAAACCAGTCTGATTTCACTGTTCTCCACTTTGCTGCAGAACtacaacaggaggaggaagatggcaGAGCGACGCAGACGCAGTAAGGATGTTTCTCTTCTCATTATTCACTTTATTCAGTTTACTCAGTGAGGTGTGATGACTGAtggactgttgttgttgatcacTGCAAACATGGTTCTACTCTGTTTAGACTGAAGTCAGATTTTGTTTGAAGACGAGTCAGATAACAGATCATtatgtgcagtgtgtctgtACCACCTCAGAGCTGAGTTacatgactgctgctgctgcttcacaataaaagctttcaacaggcaacagacacagaggcttttattgtgaagcagccagAGGAGACGTGATGCAGTGCTGATTGTCCCTGATCATTAAAACTACAGTCAGATCGAGGGTCAGGAGACAGGTCAGTGTTTGAACAGATTCAGAATCAGTTAGTAACTAATGAGAGTCACTGTTTTCTAACCAGCAGTCTCAGCTGTTGGTTTACACACTGTTCATTCAGATGTCAGCTCTGGAACATGTCGTACATGATCTTCTTTATGTCGTCTTTTCTCTCTACAGGGAAATCCTGGTGGTGGCCATTCATTGAGTCTGAACCTGGTAAGAGCCACATCAGGTGATGCTGGTGCTGCAGCGTTTCTAACTGTAAACTTTGATTTTAGAAACTCAAACAAGAAAATTCAGCAGAAACTCAACAGAGTTTAAACTCTGAGTCAGTGTTACtctgcagtattttcattttactttgtgttcagaCTTCAcaccatgtttacatgtttcctacatgtttttcttgtagAACCTGAACCTACGCCTTCTCCCAGTAAGATATGAAGTCTTTTTCCTGATTTCTCATTATTAAGACACAGTGATGATCTGTGTTGATGAACTTCTCctcaaacatttcctcatttcttttcagCTTTTAAGGAACCCTGGAGGAAAATATCTTGGGGGTGAGTTTACTGACCCAtgctcagtgctcagtgtttccCCTGTTGGCCCATATTGTGATGACgtctgtaaaactgttgaaaCTCTCTTCTCCAACAGTTTAACAGACGTCTCTGTTATGATGGAGTTTTAGCAGTGAGGCTGAGTGTTGGCTCAGTGTCCAGCTCTCCATCACACCTCCATGGTGGTGACTCTGTAAAAGACCCTAAACTTTCCTGACACCACAGAGTCCTGCAGCCAGATGAGactaaaactgcattttaacacTCCACCACTCATTGGACCTGTCAGTGTGGAGGATGGTATATAAAGAGAAGAAGTGCAGTTTTACCAGCTGTCTCCAACTgttaacacataacacactgaTTAATGTCTACACCACAACAAACTGCCTCCATCTCGACCAGCGAATACACTTCAGTTTATCCACAAACCTGacggccatgtttgtttgttgatctCTTCAAACCAGTCAGCAGGTGTTACACCATGAAGAGTGGCCACAGGGGGGCGCTGTTGCATGGATGTCACCCTGTGCTTGTGGTTGTTGCTCTTAGTGTGATTCAGTCTTTAAacaggtgaaagaaagaaaatgcacaaCAGCATTGAGATGCTGAGTATTTCTGTTTAGCACAGAGTCACAGTTTCTGATGATTTTCACTCTGTTCTGCCACATTCAGCCTGTACCTGGAAATAAATACGTCACTCAGTATTTGTCAGGTGCTTTGTGTTGAGTGACGGTCATCAGACAGTGTAGCCTTTCTGTGCTAATGTCAGGTATTTAACCTTTCTCTCACCTGTTTcaaagactgactgactttaaTCCTAATGAACATCTGAGCAACAGCACCCCCTACAGTCTCACAGTTtcaatcacatttaaaaaataatttaaaaggtAAGTTTTCAGTTACGGTTTTCTTTcatgatacaaacagaaaattatttgatttgtgttttttaaaatcaaataacccttttatctaatttttaaaactttagtTTCTGAAAGGAAACCAAAAAGTGCACACTGTTTTACTTTAACCTTTCTTTagtttggtcattttgtttgtttttgtttatttcgttttacttcattttatttgctgcatgtctgtgttatCAATGCAAGCTGATAAGttgttaaaatgattcattaaatctgaaatatccattttttaacagagagaaacagagggatcTTCAGTATGTGCAGGAGTACAGGCCTGAAAACGGAGACATTAAACATCTGCGAATTCTTCTGTACGGGCCTGTCGGAGGCGGAAAGTCCAGCTTCATCAACTCTGTCAGCACCGTCATGCGAGGCAGGACAACTATTCCTGCTGCAGCCAGTGCAACCACCTCCGACACAAGCTTCACCAGACAAGTAAGAAAACTTTAGATTTGTGTTGCAACATTAAGCATGGCATCTGTGATCAGGCTGTTAAAGAGCTCATGTTaggtcaagtcaattttatttatatagcgccaattcacaacggAAGTTATCTGGAGgctctgtacatatagagcaggtctagaccgtcgtactctttatcttataaaatttacagagagagacccaacagatccaccatgagcagcactaagcAGCTGTGGCAAGGAAACACTTCTCcgcagaaccggactcagggtgggcaagaggggggtggggggatggggtaaaCATGGTGAGGGAGAGGTAAACAGACAAGAACCAGAGACCGCATCAGGGTACAAGTaagaataaaatctaaaaaagatGGCCTGAATCCCCATCCTGGTTTCCCATCATCCAGTGATAAGAAACCAATACAGAGGAACCTTTCATCCCCAAACCAGATCACCCATGTGCACACTGAGGAGTACATGAccaagtcaaaggtcaaataaCCAGTTCAGAGGATCAACTCTAATGGATGCCGGGCCATACTGACTGTAGGAAGAACAAAAAGGGAGGCCACACAGGGCAGGTATGAGCAGACGAGCCTCCCATCTCCACCTACCACCCAACTCCCACTATCTGCAAAAGCAGGCAGAGTGGGAGGGGTCATCACACGCCCTGCCTTAAGATGGAGGTCTTCAGTAGTCTGCCAACCCCATCCATCGGACATCAACACTGGAACCTGTGTCTGACAAAGGTAACACAGAGCCCACGATAATGAGTCCAGGTTCTCTGGATCTCTCAGACCACTGAAACGTACCCATCAGACACATGACCATAACCAGCGTCAGCTGTAGATCTGAGCTGTGTCGGGCAGGGAGACAGGAGCCAAGGTACAGGTGTCAGCTGGGCCACCAACTGGAGATAAGGTGCAGGTGTCAGCCAGACCGTCAACTAGAGTTCAGGGAGCGGTGACTACAGAAGAAACTCTTTGACCAAAAACCCTCACGCTGGAACAGGTCAGCTGTGGTGGTCAACACAGGGGCAGCCGAGACTTTGATCCAAGAACTCATGCGTAAAGCCGACACAGGAAGAAACCGGATATCGACCAGGGTCCCGATGCTCTGTTCTGGCTAGGACAGATAACTCAGGAACTGATGAAACTTTGACTGGACCCCATGACACTGGAACAGGTGAGATGTCAACCAGACCAGGTGACACAGGAGCAGTCGACTGGGCGGTCAACAGGGCAAATGAGGCTCGGGAGAACTGAGGCTCTGAGCTGGTGGCCAGCCCGGCCTCAGGATGACTGGACAGGAAGGGTTCGACACAACTGGGCACCTGAGACTCAGGGTTGCTGGGCAGTTGGGGTTCAGAGAGTCTAGACATTGAAGACAACTTAAAAGATAGTTAGCCAGGGGCTGTCACTCCTCCCCCCTTAAAATCAGTGTCAGCCGACCAATCAAATTTCACCTTGGCCTTGAGCAGTTCAGTGACAGGGAACATGACTGTAATGAAGAAACTGCTATAATAACCAACTAAAGTTCCTTTTGGTTTGCTTGGTGGTTGATACTCAGTGACTGTCCTGACCTTCACACAATCCTGTCCCACACGGCCCACAGAGACGTCTTATAGGAAACATAATCTGGACAACAAACAccttgtctgtgaacattttactgataagtTCAGTATCATTGCTGTTGATATTTAGTTGTATATTAATGTAACAGGATTAGAACAATGTGTCTTGGACTGTGTGGCTTCAATCTGCTGCTTCTTTGGTGATTTTATCCACCAGagcaaatgaaatattcaaggCAATTCAGAGTTCACTGAGCCGAACCCTTCACTGAATCACATGTACATGACACATCAGACTGGTCACTGGAGacactggatgtgtgtgtgtttcagtataaaactcatcaaatcagaaaaggaagaggaaaccCAAAGACATTTTACCCGTTCGTCTTCAATGATATGATGGGGCTGGAGGAGGGGTCGGACTCTGGAGTTCGTGCTGACGACATCAAACTGGCCATGAAGGGACATGTGATAGAGGATCACAAGGTATGACTGTCACATTATTCAATAATGCCTCTTTGTGGATATTCTCAGAGAAATTCAGTGGACTAGTATATAAAGGTTTTAAGGTTTACTTGAGTTTTAGCTGCAGATGAATCTATGAAATATTCTGTGTAATTTTGTTTCTGATGGGTGAGTAAAACCACTGATTAAACCGGTGGGTGCTCTTTGGAAAACTGCCTGAGCAGTAAGAAAGAGTTCAGACTCTTGGCAGATGTATTCCAGGTTTTATGGTCAGTCATAAATGTCCAGTCCAACCAGTGTCCCTGAACTTGAACCatggttttgtgtttattttgctgtacatgtTCTTGTAAAGCACCTTAGTCTTTCTATCTACATCATGATGTAAttgtgttttccactgttttccagTTCAACCCAGCATGTCCTCTGTCAGATGAAGACCCAGGCTACAACCAAACACCTTCTCCAGACGACAGAGTTCATGTCCTGGTTTGTGTGATTTCTGCAAACTCCTCAGAGATCAAGGAGCCAATTCTGCAGAAGATGAGTAGCAtcagagagacagcaagagacCTGGGTAAGATCAGAGATCTCAGAGGGTTGTTTCACAGAGGAGGATTTACTCACAGTCACTGTCTCTTACATGACTAAGGatttatcaaattaaattcaCCCAGCAGTTCCTCTGTGAATCCTTGTGAATTCATTTTCAGGTTCAACATTGGTTGACAACTAAAGTCTAAAGTCACTCAGTCTGGTCAGCTTCTGTTGTGTGAGAAGCAGAAACTGAAGTCTATGAAATGTAAGTTAAATGCATGTGACACATTGAATGAAGAGCCACAGCCTCCTGAACTTCACCTGCTGCTGACTCCAAACACTGAAGCTCCTGATTCACAACTATGAAGCAGTCACTGACAGTGAAgtttcctgcttcctctccaACAAATTAGCTCGTTCTTGAACTGGTTCAGTTCAGAGTTCTTGAAACCTTGGTTCTATCC of the Lates calcarifer isolate ASB-BC8 unplaced genomic scaffold, TLL_Latcal_v3 _unitig_5675_quiver_1781, whole genome shotgun sequence genome contains:
- the LOC127141593 gene encoding uncharacterized protein LOC127141593 isoform X3, with protein sequence MFVSTSLQSCDRERMKRRQQHSAEGTSVDPDDRSPDDMETTSSNPDGDTQESDSDHQTLSVECPKCGSNIQVPVDAGVEVTDKYQPASSNQNRTCGEDWVSLSEDQVNLDEVLQELRGLIPDQLYSSAERLVNDMKKIPENSEHLVDLVGHMKEHLKSFEGTFQTSKI
- the LOC108875528 gene encoding interferon-induced protein 44-like, whose product is MAERRRRRKSWWWPFIESEPEPEPTPSPTFKEPWRKISWGEKQRDLQYVQEYRPENGDIKHLRILLYGPVGGGKSSFINSVSTVMRGRTTIPAAASATTSDTSFTRQYKTHQIRKGRGNPKTFYPFVFNDMMGLEEGSDSGVRADDIKLAMKGHVIEDHKFNPACPLSDEDPGYNQTPSPDDRVHVLVCVISANSSEIKEPILQKMSSIRETARDLGIPQMAIVTNIDTACGEIEKDLKNVYKSKHLRKKMKDFSSAVGIPMNCICPVKNYSDEIEIDDDVDSLILSALRLMIHFGDDFIEDM
- the LOC127141593 gene encoding uncharacterized protein LOC127141593 isoform X1, whose protein sequence is MFVSTSLQSCDRERMKRRQQHSAEGTSVDPDDRSPDDMETTSSNPDGDTQESDSDHQTLSVECPKCGSNIQVPVDAGVEVTDKYQPASSNQNRTCGEDWVSLSEDQVNLDEVLQELRGLIPDQLYSSAKSPSSYSCCTYKVKLYSVVTGKTFGADDVILEQVKNKRWTATLMEVTTDPQDCYVIIVFCPITSRVGSDVEAAMRREEVSQSQKPVILVMMHHTREVDYSPDGRKWCEKYRNVVSEVHVLFHETQPGLLRCDRNDQAFEQIQNEVHKHSKGRRPW
- the LOC127141593 gene encoding uncharacterized protein LOC127141593 isoform X2; this encodes METTSSNPDGDTQESDSDHQTLSVECPKCGSNIQVPVDAGVEVTDKYQPASSNQNRTCGEDWVSLSEDQVNLDEVLQELRGLIPDQLYSSAKSPSSYSCCTYKVKLYSVVTGKTFGADDVILEQVKNKRWTATLMEVTTDPQDCYVIIVFCPITSRVGSDVEAAMRREEVSQSQKPVILVMMHHTREVDYSPDGRKWCEKYRNVVSEVHVLFHETQPGLLRCDRNDQAFEQIQNEVHKHSKGRRPW